From one Comamonas piscis genomic stretch:
- a CDS encoding Bcr/CflA family efflux MFS transporter — protein sequence MTQDSNPPGSGLRFAASLALIAVLGPSATDMYLASMPEIAAELAVPYAQVQLTLTVFLLAMGLGQLLLGPIVDAFGRRRPLLAGLLAFALASLWASQAPSIGILLTSRFVQGLAGALTLVVVMSSVRDVAKGARAAQLFALLMTIEGLAPVLAPAVGGYVDVHYGWRGVMLVLAAMGLLVLLNSAVALPETLPRAARLPLRLRAVASTYARIASDRSFLLPALALSSAFFVLFIYIAGASLVYQQRFGLSPDRFGLVFGATGVAVLMGAVTSVKLVQRAGVARLAVIGAMLMLAGSGLALAAAAAQLGLPGIVLGMFIAMWGLGMAEATLMSMAMGSQHSALGSTAALLGAFQLSISSAATPLAGKVVVLGTTPWLGFMLLASALLLLLTRLSAKQAPASLNALAGH from the coding sequence ATGACTCAAGATTCCAACCCACCCGGCAGCGGCCTGCGCTTTGCTGCCTCCCTTGCGCTGATTGCCGTGCTCGGCCCCTCGGCCACCGACATGTACCTGGCCTCGATGCCCGAGATCGCCGCCGAGCTGGCGGTGCCCTATGCCCAGGTGCAGCTGACCTTGACCGTTTTCCTGCTCGCCATGGGCCTGGGCCAGCTGCTGTTAGGCCCCATCGTCGATGCCTTTGGCCGCCGGCGCCCACTGCTGGCAGGGCTGCTGGCCTTTGCGCTGGCCTCGCTCTGGGCCAGCCAGGCGCCCTCCATCGGCATCCTGCTCACCAGCCGCTTTGTGCAAGGGCTGGCAGGCGCGCTCACCCTGGTGGTGGTGATGAGCTCGGTGCGCGATGTGGCCAAGGGTGCGCGCGCCGCCCAGCTGTTTGCCTTGCTGATGACCATTGAGGGCCTGGCGCCCGTGCTGGCGCCTGCCGTGGGCGGCTATGTCGATGTGCACTACGGCTGGCGCGGCGTCATGCTCGTGCTGGCTGCCATGGGCCTGCTGGTGCTGCTGAACAGCGCCGTCGCGCTGCCTGAAACCCTGCCACGCGCAGCCCGCTTGCCGCTGCGGCTGCGGGCGGTTGCCAGCACCTACGCCCGCATTGCCAGCGACCGCTCGTTCTTGCTGCCCGCACTGGCCCTGTCCAGCGCTTTCTTTGTGCTGTTTATCTACATCGCAGGTGCCTCCCTGGTCTACCAGCAGCGCTTTGGGCTCAGTCCGGACCGCTTTGGCCTGGTGTTTGGCGCCACGGGCGTGGCCGTGCTGATGGGCGCAGTGACCAGCGTCAAACTGGTGCAGCGCGCAGGGGTCGCCCGGCTGGCCGTCATCGGCGCCATGCTGATGCTGGCGGGCTCTGGCCTGGCACTGGCCGCCGCTGCGGCGCAGCTGGGCCTGCCCGGCATCGTGCTGGGCATGTTCATCGCCATGTGGGGGCTGGGCATGGCCGAGGCCACGTTGATGTCGATGGCCATGGGCTCGCAGCACAGCGCGCTGGGCTCCACCGCCGCGCTGCTGGGTGCCTTCCAGCTCAGCATCTCATCAGCCGCCACACCGCTGGCCGGCAAGGTGGTGGTACTAGGCACCACGCCCTGGCTCGGCTTTATGCTGCTGGCCTCTGCGCTGCTGTTGCTGCTCACAAGGCTCAGCGCCAAGCAGGCTCCCGCCTCGCTCAATGCGTTAGCGGGCCACTGA
- a CDS encoding PepSY-associated TM helix domain-containing protein codes for MEGEFRKRMAWLHTWCGLVSGWLLCAIFLTGTLSVFRAPITRWMQAQPPVQAAAAQSQLALDAAATYLASKAAGARFWRIELPQQAGDALLLAWQPAGAQRGGLQTAAMDPATGALLPQPWGRKTEGGRHFMSFHYSLHAGTIGFWVVGFMAMCMLVALVSGVVVHRRIFADFFTLRLGKGQRSWLDAHNATGVLALPFLFMIAYTGLAYFYSSYIPWPLRAVYGDSPQAQARYQGELSSEAAAPRRSLQGQPAAMQDLAQLLDQARQLTGRSPRMLFIERPGDASMTVRVFNQAPEDSQTILNQAGQVSFDGVTGAVLQLRNPDPQAPTHSGQIHPVLEALHVASFGGWTLRWMYFVFGLMGTAMMATGTVLFMVKRRKKSAMEFGAATASIYRVVESLNVAALAGIALASIGYFWLNRLLPAAMPGRELWEIRGFLLIWAASGLYAACRPPARAWVEQLALAGALCLLLPLLNLASTGLSVWQYARVGDWQSASVELVAIAFGLVLVGMAWKLQRAWQAQATTTKPAKGAKAPTVGLRYRLQVSSRVLAACLGGYGVASLLAAAVAVLLPRISGLSAAEGVLAASLLGFVFYAVAALWVFSLRSASHAWLGLAAVALGSALVLL; via the coding sequence ATGGAAGGCGAGTTTCGCAAGCGCATGGCCTGGCTGCACACCTGGTGCGGCCTGGTCAGCGGCTGGCTGCTGTGCGCGATCTTTCTGACCGGCACCTTGAGCGTGTTCCGCGCGCCCATCACGCGCTGGATGCAGGCCCAGCCGCCGGTGCAGGCCGCCGCAGCCCAGAGCCAGCTGGCGCTGGATGCTGCGGCCACTTACCTGGCCAGCAAGGCCGCAGGCGCGCGCTTCTGGCGTATCGAGCTGCCCCAGCAAGCGGGCGATGCCTTGCTGCTCGCCTGGCAACCGGCAGGCGCCCAGCGCGGCGGCCTGCAAACCGCCGCGATGGACCCGGCCACCGGCGCCCTGCTGCCCCAGCCCTGGGGCCGCAAGACGGAGGGCGGCCGCCATTTCATGAGCTTTCACTACAGCCTGCATGCGGGCACCATCGGCTTTTGGGTGGTGGGCTTTATGGCCATGTGCATGCTGGTCGCACTGGTTTCCGGCGTGGTCGTGCACCGCCGCATCTTTGCCGACTTTTTTACCCTGCGCCTGGGCAAGGGCCAGCGCTCCTGGCTGGATGCGCACAACGCGACCGGCGTGCTGGCGCTGCCCTTTTTGTTCATGATTGCCTACACCGGCCTGGCCTACTTCTACAGCAGCTACATACCCTGGCCGCTGCGCGCGGTGTATGGCGACAGCCCCCAGGCCCAGGCGCGCTACCAGGGGGAGCTCTCGTCCGAGGCCGCAGCGCCACGCCGCAGCCTGCAGGGCCAGCCCGCAGCGATGCAGGATCTGGCACAGCTGCTGGACCAAGCGCGCCAGCTGACCGGACGCAGCCCGCGCATGCTGTTTATCGAGCGGCCTGGCGATGCCTCGATGACCGTGCGCGTCTTCAACCAGGCGCCGGAGGACAGCCAGACCATCCTCAACCAGGCCGGTCAGGTCAGCTTTGACGGCGTGACGGGCGCCGTGCTGCAGCTGCGCAACCCCGATCCCCAGGCCCCCACCCACAGCGGCCAGATCCACCCGGTGCTGGAAGCGCTGCATGTGGCCAGCTTTGGCGGCTGGACCCTGCGCTGGATGTACTTTGTCTTCGGACTGATGGGCACCGCGATGATGGCCACTGGCACCGTGCTCTTCATGGTCAAGCGCCGCAAAAAGTCAGCGATGGAGTTTGGCGCCGCCACGGCCAGCATCTACCGCGTGGTCGAGAGCCTGAACGTGGCCGCCTTGGCCGGCATCGCGCTGGCCAGCATTGGCTACTTCTGGCTCAACCGCCTGCTGCCGGCCGCCATGCCGGGGCGCGAGCTGTGGGAGATTCGCGGCTTTCTGCTGATCTGGGCGGCCAGCGGGCTGTATGCCGCCTGCCGGCCCCCGGCGCGTGCCTGGGTGGAGCAGCTGGCACTGGCAGGCGCGCTGTGCCTGCTGCTGCCGCTGCTGAACCTGGCCAGCACGGGCCTGAGCGTTTGGCAGTATGCTCGGGTGGGCGACTGGCAAAGCGCCAGTGTGGAGCTGGTCGCCATCGCGTTCGGGCTGGTGCTGGTCGGCATGGCCTGGAAGCTGCAGCGGGCCTGGCAAGCCCAAGCCACCACCACAAAGCCGGCAAAGGGTGCCAAGGCACCCACGGTTGGCCTGCGCTACCGCCTGCAAGTCAGCAGCCGCGTGCTGGCCGCCTGCCTGGGCGGCTATGGCGTCGCCAGCTTGCTTGCTGCCGCCGTAGCGGTGCTCTTGCCCCGCATCAGTGGTCTGTCGGCGGCAGAAGGGGTGCTGGCCGCCAGCTTGCTGGGCTTTGTGTTCTATGCCGTCGCGGCGCTATGGGTGTTCAGCCTGCGCAGCGCCAGCCATGCCTGGCTGGGCCTGGCGGCCGTGGCCTTGGGCTCAGCGCTGGTGCTGCTGTAG
- a CDS encoding TonB-dependent siderophore receptor: MPLRRSPALPTAHMGALALAAAIACSLPAQAQTSNPAAVQSYDLPAQPLGSTLARIASQSGQQISMDASLVQGLTAPALRGSYAPEDAARAALAGSGLELVKIDGSTWALRAAPKAGATPVSSEAAAAGLTLNEIRVTAPAIRSATTEQTGAYTPRAVTIGKGEQALKDIPQSISVVTRQLMDEQNATSVYEALGSTTGITLLQSPQGGKYIYSRGFSMATIQYDGVNVQRLYGRASNYQGGTAIYDRAEVLRGSAGLLQGGGDPSGAVNLVRKRPLKEGGVTVTAKAGSWDRYGAQIDGSGALNAEGTLRGRAVIDVEDQHSFIDYTNQRNGTLYGTLEYDISPQTQVSVGASYESFKGRPFISGLPHYSDGRDIALPRSTFLGASWNHQDNNTQTLYADLNHEFNSQWRAKVSALHVKEALDMKYASSQRAVAAATGLGGTVANLTQANQRASGLDASLVGDFNAFGREHQLVLGSSYSQGRVTSDYSSMNPPTPINVFDPDPFRPEPSNDTLRYANTERTLGKTRQIGAYGALRLQVTDPLKLVLGGRLGNYKTDFDTITSTAGDVVASSTHQANTKFMPFAGLIYALNPQWSAYASYADIFNPQWSLNAAGENLKPIQGATYELGLKGEILGGRANTSFALYRVDQKNRATEDIASGPDCRDGYYCYTDQGRVRSQGFDAEISGELTRGWNLFAGYTFNRNAYKRDVNNEGLDFNSYTPKHLLRLWTTYRLPGDWNALTIGGGVNTQSASYRKIGAISLNAPGRAVWSSYVRYQIDPHWQLSLNFNNMFNKRYYSSIGNLVNSSHYGEPRNAMLTLRGSF; this comes from the coding sequence GCTTGCCTGCCCAGGCCCAAACCAGCAACCCGGCCGCCGTCCAAAGTTATGACCTGCCCGCCCAGCCGCTGGGCAGCACGCTGGCCCGCATTGCCTCGCAAAGCGGCCAGCAGATCAGCATGGATGCCAGCCTGGTGCAAGGCCTCACGGCGCCTGCACTGCGCGGCAGCTATGCCCCTGAAGACGCCGCGCGCGCCGCGCTGGCTGGCAGCGGGCTGGAGTTGGTCAAGATCGACGGCAGCACCTGGGCACTGCGCGCCGCGCCCAAGGCCGGCGCCACGCCGGTCAGCAGCGAAGCCGCCGCCGCTGGCCTGACCCTCAACGAGATCCGCGTGACCGCGCCGGCCATCCGCAGCGCCACCACCGAGCAGACCGGTGCCTACACGCCGCGTGCCGTCACCATCGGCAAAGGTGAGCAGGCCCTCAAGGACATCCCCCAGTCCATCAGCGTAGTCACCCGCCAGCTGATGGATGAGCAAAACGCCACCTCGGTCTACGAGGCGCTGGGCAGCACCACCGGCATCACCCTGCTGCAAAGCCCGCAGGGCGGCAAGTACATCTACTCGCGCGGCTTCAGCATGGCCACCATCCAGTACGACGGGGTCAATGTGCAACGCCTCTACGGCCGCGCCAGCAACTACCAGGGCGGCACGGCCATTTATGACCGCGCCGAAGTACTGCGCGGCTCGGCCGGCCTGCTGCAAGGCGGGGGCGACCCGAGCGGCGCCGTCAACCTGGTGCGCAAGCGCCCGCTCAAGGAAGGCGGTGTCACCGTCACCGCCAAGGCCGGTTCCTGGGACCGCTATGGCGCGCAAATCGATGGCAGCGGCGCGCTGAATGCCGAAGGGACCTTGCGCGGACGCGCGGTGATCGATGTGGAAGACCAGCACTCCTTCATCGACTACACCAACCAGCGCAATGGCACCTTGTACGGCACCCTGGAATACGACATCTCGCCCCAGACCCAGGTCAGCGTAGGTGCCAGCTACGAATCCTTCAAAGGCCGGCCCTTTATCTCGGGCCTGCCGCACTACAGCGATGGCCGCGATATCGCGCTGCCCCGCTCCACCTTCCTGGGCGCCAGCTGGAACCACCAGGACAACAACACCCAAACGCTGTACGCCGACCTGAACCACGAGTTCAACAGCCAATGGCGCGCCAAGGTATCGGCTCTGCATGTGAAGGAAGCGCTGGACATGAAGTACGCCTCGTCCCAGCGCGCGGTGGCTGCGGCCACGGGCCTGGGCGGCACCGTTGCCAACCTGACCCAGGCCAACCAGCGTGCGTCGGGCCTGGATGCCAGCCTGGTCGGCGACTTCAACGCGTTCGGGCGGGAGCACCAACTGGTGCTGGGCAGCAGCTACAGCCAGGGCCGGGTCACCAGCGACTACAGCTCGATGAACCCGCCCACACCGATCAACGTGTTTGACCCAGACCCGTTCCGCCCCGAGCCGAGCAATGACACATTGCGCTACGCGAACACCGAGCGCACCTTGGGCAAGACGCGCCAGATTGGCGCCTACGGTGCCCTGCGCCTGCAAGTGACCGACCCGCTCAAGCTGGTGCTGGGTGGCCGCCTGGGCAATTACAAGACGGATTTCGACACGATCACCAGCACTGCCGGCGACGTGGTCGCCTCATCCACGCACCAGGCCAACACCAAATTTATGCCGTTTGCCGGCCTGATCTATGCCCTCAACCCGCAATGGTCGGCCTACGCCAGCTATGCCGATATCTTCAACCCTCAGTGGTCGCTAAATGCAGCGGGCGAGAACCTCAAACCCATCCAGGGTGCAACCTATGAGCTGGGCCTCAAAGGAGAAATCCTGGGCGGCCGGGCCAATACCTCGTTCGCGCTGTACCGCGTCGACCAGAAGAACCGAGCCACCGAAGACATTGCCTCCGGCCCCGATTGCCGCGACGGCTACTACTGCTACACCGACCAAGGCCGCGTACGCAGCCAAGGCTTTGATGCCGAGATCAGCGGCGAGCTGACCCGGGGCTGGAACCTGTTTGCCGGCTACACCTTCAACCGCAATGCCTACAAGCGCGACGTGAACAACGAAGGGCTGGACTTCAACAGCTACACGCCCAAGCACCTGCTGCGCCTGTGGACCACCTACCGCCTGCCCGGCGACTGGAACGCGCTCACCATTGGCGGCGGCGTCAACACCCAAAGCGCCTCCTACCGCAAGATCGGTGCGATCAGCCTCAATGCGCCGGGTCGCGCCGTCTGGAGCAGCTATGTGCGCTACCAGATCGACCCGCATTGGCAGCTGAGCCTGAACTTCAACAACATGTTCAACAAGCGCTACTACTCATCCATCGGCAACCTGGTCAACAGCAGCCACTATGGCGAACCGCGCAATGCGATGCTGACCCTGCGCGGCTCCTTCTAA